In the genome of Impatiens glandulifera chromosome 6, dImpGla2.1, whole genome shotgun sequence, the window tatatacatatttcggtctttatgtatatattgtgttgattgatattaagaaataattgagtgattagtaaaatcaaaattatttgttttatgtaacacatatggaatttatgcaatttttgatacataaaacaacatttggattttcggtattaataacacattcaaaaatttggtacaattttaggcccacttaaatttgtaattatgcggttgttaatcggcccaaatgaagattaataattggtcggattgcaaatttaaataatgtacaaattattaatttataaaacatatttgttttataagattaagacggttgtgtttgtaactatgcgattattaatcggacaaaaggaagtttaataattggtcgagttacacacttaaagtatgtacaaaatttattaatttattaaatcaattaattgaagcaacatcctactaaagtaggctctcttgtgaaagttaatatgttttataaattaagaaggtagtgtgtattatttcatgcgtttatttaatcggcccaaaggaagataaataattggtcaaaataacattatgcacatgtggtaataaatatgtaacaattattcggtgggccatgtgaataattggaatatccaaagataaccaattgtttgacaggacttattgttaatatttgattactacaaaagagtaccgtttGCAAATTAATCTTCAAtatccaaagactaaatattaatgttgcgtttggtatcttatgatgagacgtaccattattttgaatttatgtgattattaaaattttgtgagtatggttgttcatttgttttgttatctaatcaagttaacacttctgcttatacgaattatttttcttgtcaacatcttaagttcattttatatgatataatttttaagacatatttagaatttgttgtatttttaaaaattatatctaaagggttaaaattgctaagggtattattagaataaagatttcataaataatatatgttttattttgtttcaaaagtaatgcattaaagtcagagttacaataatgtattctcatgcatctaatttggattttcttatttacacttaagttaattgatgtgaattgtagttgtctaaagggagacatagactctatatgaactcacatcaattgtgtgtaagaaaaataaaagattgaaacaaaaataacataaatagtgttcacttagcaaataccttaatacataataaataaataaagttgtaagaattgcagatattgcacctaaaagaaaattactaaagaaagtggtgcataaaagaatacatattatagtttgttttgtttgttctaagagtaatttaacttcagtactcaTACACAATTGATGGTAACTTCAGTATtactaaagtaaatgtgttgatgtacagttgagttaattgtcaaaagtcaattgatggtgaaagaaacatcggcgtgggcattgacaattcatattaaagatgaagaaataaagaattactttagatacttttttatttggaaacaaacatttatggaatatcttcatgtaattgattcatttggaaggaagagttaagaattacaacttatatatggaataaagattcaactaaaacaactagtaaattcttttggggttgtctagttaaggtcaggccttataggtctaaagaaaataaactagactaaagaatttctagatgttaattattggatattttgaaagatctagagataaatttagtctcataagtacttcaagattagccttgaaaataaatatatatacataatactccttaaacaagagtttaatgtatgctctagattatatgaatcaagaaattaagaatatttatgatgttggacaaatacttgaaggatcctggttttggatcattaagaaagcaaccaaacaactaatgtgatattttaagaacaaaatattgcatactcatatagtgaaatcgaatcggatagagatcatttggtatattgattcgaattttgttggatactaaaacagtcgaaaattcgtgccacatcattttagtttaaagaattaatttttggaagagtgttaagtagacactcgaattatttcaagttgatggcagaatttattaggtgttttgtggtatccaattaaagaatctgactgcaaaattttgtcacgaggttgcaaattatggatgatatagaaagaccactaaagttattacgtgacaataatttgcagttcttttactttaatagtaatatgagtttgactaagtcgaactatttagaaaataaagaattcagaatgtttatttatctattgagcatatttggacaaactctaaaattacggatccgttctctaaatatttgttatccgaggtctttcatgaacatattgttcatatggatattacatatttagatgatatacagttttagtgggagtttgtattgtgatgcttgtatagatacaatttggaatttatgtgcacattaaagaattagtttctaaagaaattaatgatttagtttttaaagaaaatcaagattttaaagttattcagattgatctctataaggaataaaggaggaccagttggtattaaacatgttaaagatcacacttcatgttaatccacactacacacccatgtttaatctatgtcatttgattgtattgacatatgtgactattgagggtttagttacgaattaatgtaacaaaaaccgCTTTAATTCTATGTTGgtataattgatggacgagattgatatagatgtatttgtaatgataacaatattttgagctcttaaggttataatatacaattgaaggaaatattatatgacccaagtgggagattgttggaattatttccaatatttgggtacatatattatttaataattgtatattagttgttatcataataaagattaaaacccaaataaagtgatctattaaagtataaaggttatgggcttatttagacatctataataaatatggggacatatttgtgtagaagcagaaataccattcattatttcgttgatgggtcgaataataaatgggtatattagggctaggtccccaacccatatagatagcctacctatttgtttctctcatcggacaataaggtttatgttcatcgtctcaagaacacaaagaagggctatcaatatagggttggaagacttaaaccccacccataTCAAACATTCcaatccaggtccagatccagaacgagaagatccacattcagattcaggtccagatccaagatcaagaagaagagaataacgaagaacaaagaacggcttaatgaaccgttcttcattaaagatccaggtacgtttccgcaattacagtttatctcaatttatcgacatagagtatatagattatagacttaaggattaaagatttagactaaagaatctaacatttaaatcctaaaattttctaataaatcaATTAACTAAATAAACCGTACATCTTATATAtcttaaatatttcttaaacaacccaaaaatatattaaaaataaaattagctTAGAGTACTCTAACTCGAATGCCTGAATATGTCTGGCTTCAATCTAAAAGATGCTAGACAAtggtatataattatataaaaaaatttaatttcatcaCAATCttaaacatttttcttaaaagaGTTTAATCTCAATTTATCTTCCCATTCTTTTCTCAATTACTTAAGTTATTCTAAcaagttaaaaaataagaatgattcaaatttataaaaatgacaaaagaCTGCATCAAATTCGAGACATAATTTACTTTCGGTGCTGCAGACGCGTAAATCACGTAAGACCCACCACCACATTcactttttttcttcaaaacccCAAATATTCAAACTTCTCACAGTCTTTCATAATTCATTACtcatgatattataatatatgagcattaattaatattaatatttcaaatcatGTATAACCATGCTGATAATCACTAAAGAGCTTATCGGTCTTAGCCTTCCTATAAGCGCAGCAGCCCACAACATATACACAAATGAGAGCAATGAGTGTGATTAATAGAATAATGTCGGCATATCGCCATTCGCGTTCGATATTAGCCAATAACCCCGCCTTGCACGAGTCACACTCGTAACATAGCTTTGTTTCATCGTTGTCCCATTTTAAACAATCCATGTCGGCCGCAATGTTTATAGGACTTATCCAATAAGTAGGGTTAACAAAAGTATACCCACATTGCGTAGGTGGCTTACAACATCCTgactgaaaataaaaaaatatataaatcaattaacATGTTAAGttatagggtttagggtttgtctTTTTTCCTTTATTATTTGTTTCTATTATTGTTTATGTTATGAAAACCTCCTTAATGTCCTAAATTCGAATCCATCAAACGATAAGTTCCGTacttagttaaatggttaagtgtgtttgcgggttatgtgTTTAGCCCATATGTGACCACAttttttttctacattttttatgttatggaaaagttttaaaacattaatccacaagtgtttttaataaaaaagcgAATATAAGAGCATAACTTTACTAGaacataatcaattttatttacctGTAAAGGAGAAAGGTGCACGTTAAAGAAATCTTGAGCCATACTATAACTTTGTTTTAGCTCGGGGCACATACTCGACGATCTAAGGCATCCTTTGATTCGATCCCACTTCCATGGCATTTGAACTCTTTGACGAAGCCATCCCGAGTAGTCCTCAAGTTTGTACTCCAAGTAAGCTCGGCTAGGTTCTGCGTGGCCCGAGCCTCGCATTGTGACCATGTAGATAAAGATGACAAGACATGCAAGTAAAACAATCATTACAAGCATTGCAACAAGATAGAAGATGAGCAACCACGCAACGCGCCATACGGCTCCTATGAAACCGGCTAGGGCTACAATGAGGATCAAGATTCCTAAGATGATGACAGGCCATTGGAGGAGTTTTATGCACGAGTTGTCGGGTTCGGTGGCTAGCCAGATACCCGAGCCTATGATGGGGATCGAAAGGAGGATTGCGATGAAGTTTATGGCACCTATGGCTTTGTTGCTTAGAGCCATGGAATAGAGAATATGGAGATGGAGAAAGATTTGATAATGGGAAAGGAAAAGGGTGTTTTTTCAAAATGTAGGACTTAGGTTAGACAAGAGGTTTTTGTTTGTTCCTTACTTTGAGATGTGGAAACTATTAAAAGAATTTGAGAAATTTAACTACTTTTGAGTTGTGTCATCCAGCTGCTTTGATTCTTgcttttaagaaaaaattttattttatctttagaTAATAGTATgctgttttattttattattattatttttttgttttatattcttttggttatttttagttgttaagattaaattatttttatttttattatgttgtataatttttaaaaaataataataataattattttgaaaattattactTAGGGGAGTGTTTGGTACCCGATATAAAGTGGTACaacactattggtatagtataaactataccaatagtgtttTAATATGGTGTTTTGTTAGGAATTTACTATTGGTATAATTATacctctatataatttataccttagTCCTCTAggtacaatattttttttatatcacctaaggtttaatttttcattataatttttattaatattatatataacttattattatataatatattaaatatattgtatttagttttaatattattattatatttaattatttttaatatatatttttaaatagttcaatattttaattaaaaaatattaatttatttttataatgataattttattgattattaatttatatatttacttatattataaataataattttattttattacaaattttaataatatttaaattaaatcaatataatttatcgtttatattataattaattttttttatatgttaattaaatttacattaattattaaataatagtataataatttataataataaacaatattatttataatataaataaatataaaataattaaaataataataataattaaaattttaaattaatatctatacaatttatactacattcttatactatataccaaatacaaaattataaaccatatacaacttatatcattttttttataatttataccaaacatcaataacttatacaatttatactaccctatataatttatacatcgttacaatttatacctctatacaacttataccctatataatttatatcacgTACCAAACGCTACCTAAGTGTATAGAAATGTAATAATGACATGGTACTATTGAATATAGAGATATAATGAATGATACTATTGAATTACTCCACATTacactaaatttatataataataaatcaattattatttaggaTTGAacttgagtatttttttttttaaataagagtcgaattttgaatttggttatataagaataatttaaatatcacaattttaatcatttaagaGTTTTTGAcagacaaataaatatatatcttcttACTTTAACtagtattttctttttcttaattagattaccatatttgtaaaaataaaataacaattattattttttctaattttttcaattgttctcgcacattatatatatttttaagacattttaaacgcgtatatcttgaaaaaaaatacttaatttaaaatacatgtCAAACTTGGTAAACTGTACcctttatgatttattttgaaaaatgaatatatCTTTTCGAATTTTCTCAAATCTTTTCTCATATTACACATTTATTTAGTCATTCAATCCAACTTCGACAAATTAGAAGGTGTAAATCTTGAAAACcacattcaattttaaaaaaacatatattctAAACGTctctaaatatcatttcatttcatttaaaacgtgacaaattaattagtaaaaaaacaaaaataatacgTTAAAATAAGACGATAAACATTTTgttcatttgaattttttttaaataattaaaattttgatagttcGAACCTCATATGACACAATTTAAAATTCGACATTATTTGATAAATCACAATATTATGATagtgtgataatatcttacaaatatattattctatatcATAACCTTCATTCTTAAATTCAAGATGACAAAGGCTTGGACTAATTGAAGTTAAAGACGAGATTGTGAAATATTGATGTTATGTTTTTTCAAGCATAATAAATTCGTGCATGTTGAAATTCATCCAATAATGATAACAATGTTTTGACTAATCAAATCAAAGAAGAAAGTATAATTCACGAACATTGACGACTAGGATAAAACAACAACTAATCAAAAAAGAAACTATAAGGTTATTCGTGAGTGTTGTAATTAatgatgacaatttgaaaccgccccgcgaaaacTGAACCGAATTGTCCTGTTTGGGACGATTTTCCCCCAAAACCGAACGAGAATGGGACatggatgatatttgtgtccctgCTTCGATTTCACCCCAATTATGtcccgaacactataaaacacaattaaatatattaaatcactaatatatttattcattcactctattttataagagttgtaagtttattttttataataatataaaatttcaatatattacaatatatattatattaaaaaattatttatataatattattttataatattttatttaaaaatattttattaacggtgTCTCGTGGGGATTCCCAAAACCGAACGGGGtggggatggtaaatgcattccccgacCAAAATCGCTCCATTGTCATCCCGCCTAGTTATAATTCATACAACAACGGGATGACATtgtgtttattaaaatatgtaaaatctCATGCACATTGACGGTCACAGTTAAACCACTTAAAAAAGactctaaatttaaattattataaattaatcaaacaaagtAATGAAAGTATATTTACCAGCGAAAAAAAAGTAGTATCCCACCATAATTGAATGAAACAAGTGAAAAagaattataagtttataataattgaataaaataaacatattaatagaaaatttaaacaaattttttagaaaaaata includes:
- the LOC124942815 gene encoding protein TORNADO 2-like, which codes for MALSNKAIGAINFIAILLSIPIIGSGIWLATEPDNSCIKLLQWPVIILGILILIVALAGFIGAVWRVAWLLIFYLVAMLVMIVLLACLVIFIYMVTMRGSGHAEPSRAYLEYKLEDYSGWLRQRVQMPWKWDRIKGCLRSSSMCPELKQSYSMAQDFFNVHLSPLQSGCCKPPTQCGYTFVNPTYWISPINIAADMDCLKWDNDETKLCYECDSCKAGLLANIEREWRYADIILLITLIALICVYVVGCCAYRKAKTDKLFSDYQHGYT